From a single Brassica napus cultivar Da-Ae chromosome C9, Da-Ae, whole genome shotgun sequence genomic region:
- the LOC106390782 gene encoding transmembrane emp24 domain-containing protein p24delta4 → MQPEFATTFSLLSALFFLLTPELIPVSEAVWLNIPKTGTKCVSEEIQSKVVVLADYLVISDEHSIFPTVSVKVTSPYGNVLHHSDNTTHGQFAFTTQESGTYLACFEPVGNSHGNKDISINLDWKTGIAAKDWDSIARKEKIEGVELELRKLEGAVEGIHENLLYLKDREAEMRIVSEKTNSRVAWYSIMSLGICIVVSGLQILYLKQYFERKKLI, encoded by the exons ATGCAGCCTGAGTTTGCGACGACGTTCTCACTCCTTTCAGCTCTCTTTTTCCTTCTGACGCCGGAGCTAATTCCAGTCAGTGAAGCCGTGTGGCTCAACATACCTAAGACGGGAACAAAGTGCGTCTCGGAGGAAATCCAGAGTAAGGTCGTCGTCTTGGCAGATTACCTCGTCATCTCCGACGAGCATTCCATCTTCCCCACTGTCTCCGTTAAG GTTACATCACCATATGGAAACGTTTTGCACCACAGCGACAACACAACGCATGGTCAATTTGCGTTTACAACCCAAGAATCAGGAACCTACTTGGCTTGTTTCGAGCCCGTAGGAAACAGTCATGGTAACAAAGACATTAGCATCAACCTtgactggaaaactggaatcgcAGCCAAGGATTGGGACTCCATTGCTAGAAAAGAGAAGATTGAG GGTGTGGAGTTGGAGCTTAGGAAACTTGAAGGTGCAGTTGAGGGCATTCACGAGAATCTACTTTACCTAAAAGACAG AGAAGCGGAGATGAGGATTGTGAGTGAAAAAACAAACTCGCGAGTTGCATGGTACAGTATAATGTCGCTAGGCATCTG